The following proteins are encoded in a genomic region of Maribacter hydrothermalis:
- a CDS encoding galactosamine-6-phosphate isomerase: MKIKYCSDYEEMSQLCSDSILTDLKKNNKQLICVATGNSPNGVYENLANAHKSEPSLFEKLKVIKLDEWGGISASDENSCETFIQKKILGPLQILSDRYISFESKPASPEEECVRIQNEIKRHGPIDTCILGLGKNGHIGFNEPGKALAPYCHVAKLSKESLRHEMTATMQKKPSYGLTLGMANILQSKKIVLLITGANKNSVIENLLTKTINPDLPASFLWLHQNVTCYIDSNAI; the protein is encoded by the coding sequence ATGAAAATAAAATATTGTTCGGATTATGAGGAAATGAGCCAATTATGTAGTGATTCCATACTCACCGATCTAAAAAAAAATAATAAGCAATTGATTTGCGTGGCGACGGGCAATTCGCCAAATGGTGTTTATGAAAATTTGGCCAATGCCCATAAAAGTGAACCTAGCCTTTTTGAGAAACTAAAAGTTATCAAGCTAGATGAATGGGGAGGAATATCAGCATCCGATGAGAATTCCTGTGAAACTTTTATTCAGAAAAAAATTCTTGGACCACTTCAAATTTTAAGCGACCGCTACATTTCGTTTGAAAGTAAACCGGCATCCCCAGAAGAAGAATGTGTAAGAATACAGAATGAAATTAAGAGGCATGGTCCAATCGATACCTGTATTCTCGGTTTGGGTAAAAACGGGCATATTGGTTTTAACGAGCCTGGCAAAGCCTTGGCTCCATATTGCCATGTCGCCAAACTCTCTAAAGAATCGTTACGACATGAAATGACAGCAACAATGCAAAAAAAACCTTCTTATGGATTAACCTTGGGAATGGCTAATATTCTTCAATCTAAAAAAATAGTTCTGTTAATTACAGGAGCCAACAAAAATAGTGTTATCGAAAATCTACTGACTAAAACGATAAACCCAGACTTGCCCGCTTCTTTTTTATGGTTACATCAGAATGTAACATGTTATATCGATTCAAACGCAATTTAA
- a CDS encoding polysaccharide deacetylase family protein: MRAFRVVTCILLAFYFGANAQNKTVAERLGYSADTKLLILHADDLGVAHSENAASITALEKGPLNSASIMVPCSWFPEIASYARNNKAMDFGLHMTLTSEWKNYKWGPVSSKDSVPTLLNKNGYFYALVDSLQNYADPKEVEVELRNQVKKAYRFGIDVTHLDAHMGAAASTPGFTAAYLKVGKEFGLPVLLDGRVYTMNHDSINSLLDEKTVVVDRILSMEPHTYKQGAKQTYTDILENLEPGLTFLLLHPAFDNPEMRAITIEHPDYGSEWRQADYDFLMSDACTEIIKKQNIKMITWREIRDKITREK, from the coding sequence ATGAGGGCATTCCGGGTTGTAACATGTATACTTTTAGCATTCTATTTTGGTGCAAACGCCCAAAATAAAACCGTGGCCGAACGTTTAGGTTATTCGGCCGATACCAAGTTGTTGATATTACACGCGGACGATCTTGGTGTTGCGCATTCCGAGAATGCTGCGAGTATAACCGCTTTGGAAAAAGGTCCGTTGAATTCAGCCAGTATTATGGTGCCCTGCTCATGGTTTCCTGAAATTGCATCTTATGCCCGCAATAATAAAGCTATGGATTTTGGCCTGCACATGACCTTGACCAGTGAATGGAAAAATTATAAATGGGGACCGGTTTCTTCGAAAGATTCCGTTCCAACTTTACTTAACAAAAACGGTTATTTTTATGCGTTAGTGGATAGCCTTCAAAATTATGCAGATCCAAAGGAAGTGGAAGTAGAACTTAGAAACCAAGTAAAAAAGGCCTATAGGTTCGGTATCGACGTAACCCATTTAGATGCGCACATGGGGGCTGCCGCAAGCACCCCTGGCTTTACGGCAGCTTATTTGAAAGTAGGCAAAGAGTTCGGGCTTCCTGTTTTATTGGATGGCCGTGTATATACCATGAACCACGACAGTATTAATAGTCTTTTAGATGAAAAAACTGTGGTAGTTGATCGTATTCTTTCAATGGAACCCCACACTTACAAGCAAGGTGCCAAGCAAACATATACTGATATCCTCGAAAATTTAGAGCCAGGACTAACTTTTTTATTGTTGCATCCTGCTTTTGATAATCCTGAAATGAGAGCCATTACCATAGAGCATCCTGATTATGGATCGGAATGGAGGCAGGCCGACTATGATTTTCTAATGAGTGACGCATGTACTGAAATTATCAAAAAACAAAACATTAAAATGATAACTTGGAGGGAAATTAGGGACAAGATTACCCGGGAAAAATAG
- a CDS encoding family 16 glycoside hydrolase, with protein MIRYISVALLFLLTLNSNAQKAEVRSTLQTYEIETGKRQTILQENAHFEAPNWAIDGDYFIINQNGGLFRISMDGKKDKIDTGSATRCNNDHVISPDGKTLALSNNLEGGNEGWLTSCIFTMPIEGGEPVRVTKNVPSFLHGWSPDGKMVTYTAFRNDQFDIYTIPIAGGEEIQLTNSKGLSDGPEYSVDGEHIYYNAMDSGKMEIWRMNADGSEGEQLTDDSYSNWFPHISPDGKYFVFISYLQDQGSAHPAMKQVALRLFNINSKEIRTLYTFTGGQGSLNVPSWSPDGKQFAFVTYEYIDKPQQLLTELDTTLINELSDLEKNYNWQLLFDGNSTEGWHGFNTDSALDSWGITNGALEMLTDKGTPIGLSSDKEYENFALSLEFKVSKGANSGILFQVAETDDYEFAYETGSEYQVIDHEGWERGPLEDWQFCGANYAMYPPLVKAHNPAGEWNHAVLVVDGNKVTQILNGQVVVEYEKYSDEWNKLKNSGKWADFPDYGKYDKGHIVFQHFGDNVFYRNIKIKELK; from the coding sequence ATGATAAGATATATTTCGGTGGCCCTATTGTTCTTGTTAACTCTAAATTCAAATGCCCAGAAAGCTGAAGTGCGTTCTACTTTACAAACCTATGAGATCGAGACTGGTAAACGACAAACGATTTTGCAGGAAAATGCCCACTTTGAGGCACCAAATTGGGCTATTGATGGCGATTACTTTATCATCAACCAAAATGGCGGCCTATTCAGGATTTCAATGGATGGAAAAAAGGATAAAATAGATACTGGTTCCGCCACACGATGTAATAACGACCATGTGATTTCACCGGATGGTAAAACGCTTGCATTAAGCAATAACTTGGAAGGTGGAAACGAAGGCTGGCTGACTTCCTGTATTTTTACGATGCCAATTGAAGGAGGTGAACCTGTTCGGGTAACCAAAAATGTACCTTCTTTTCTACATGGGTGGTCTCCCGACGGAAAAATGGTTACATACACTGCATTTAGAAACGACCAATTTGATATTTACACAATTCCGATAGCGGGTGGAGAAGAAATACAACTGACCAATAGTAAAGGCCTTTCCGATGGCCCGGAATATTCTGTCGATGGCGAACATATATATTACAATGCTATGGATTCTGGCAAAATGGAAATATGGCGAATGAATGCCGATGGCAGTGAAGGGGAACAGTTAACAGATGATTCCTATTCCAATTGGTTTCCACATATTTCTCCTGATGGAAAATATTTCGTGTTTATATCCTATTTACAAGATCAAGGTAGTGCCCACCCCGCTATGAAACAGGTGGCCTTGCGTCTGTTCAATATAAATTCTAAGGAAATAAGAACACTTTATACGTTTACGGGCGGACAAGGAAGTTTGAACGTACCCTCATGGTCGCCCGACGGAAAACAGTTTGCGTTTGTAACCTATGAATATATTGACAAGCCACAGCAATTATTGACCGAGTTGGATACTACATTGATCAATGAATTATCGGATTTGGAAAAGAACTATAATTGGCAATTACTGTTCGACGGAAATTCTACCGAAGGATGGCATGGCTTTAATACCGATTCGGCTCTGGATTCCTGGGGAATTACCAATGGCGCATTGGAAATGTTGACCGACAAAGGAACACCTATTGGGCTCTCATCGGACAAGGAATACGAAAATTTTGCGCTTAGCCTGGAATTTAAAGTCAGCAAGGGGGCCAATAGTGGCATACTTTTTCAAGTTGCAGAAACCGATGATTATGAGTTTGCATACGAAACGGGCAGCGAGTATCAGGTCATTGACCACGAAGGATGGGAAAGAGGCCCTTTGGAGGACTGGCAGTTCTGTGGGGCCAACTATGCCATGTATCCACCACTGGTAAAAGCCCACAACCCCGCCGGGGAATGGAACCATGCGGTTTTAGTAGTCGATGGAAACAAAGTGACGCAAATTTTAAACGGCCAAGTGGTCGTGGAATATGAAAAATATTCAGATGAATGGAATAAATTAAAGAATAGCGGAAAATGGGCCGATTTTCCCGATTACGGAAAATACGACAAAGGTCATATTGTTTTTCAACATTTTGGGGACAATGTCTTCTATAGGAATATAAAAATTAAGGAGTTAAAATAA
- a CDS encoding Gfo/Idh/MocA family protein, which translates to MKTDQNSRRKFIKNSVTASAGITIVPSFTVSGLGHKAPSDKLNIVGIGVGGKGLQNLTAMNTENIIGLCDIDWNFSKECFDTFPDAKKYYDWRKMFDEMGKDFDAVMVATADHTHAAIAATAMTLNKHVFCQKPLTHSIYESRLLTKLSEQYPVATQMGNQGNSGDGVRQLCEWIWNGEIGEVKETHAWTDRPIWPQGLERPKEKMEIPKNFDWDLFIGPAPMRPYHELYTPWNWRGFWDFGTGAFGDMACHIMDPIYRALHLKYPNAISGSSTSANTESAPQAEKVLFQFPARENMEKLNLPAVDMHWYDGGFLPDRPGIIEDGMPFMNDGLGGCIFVGSKDTLICGGGGFNPRLLSGRVPNVPETLRRVPNSVDYSDGPHEQDWIRACKESPENRIKGSAHFGYSGPFNEMVLLGVLAIRLKGLNKILNWDGEQMKFTNIADNETMKVVKTFGFEMVDSKPTWNVETVDLNALESATEYIKHTYQNGWSLPDMPS; encoded by the coding sequence ATGAAAACCGACCAGAACTCACGTAGAAAATTTATAAAGAATTCTGTTACCGCAAGTGCAGGTATTACCATCGTACCCAGCTTTACCGTCAGCGGTCTGGGCCACAAGGCGCCAAGCGATAAGTTAAATATCGTAGGCATCGGTGTAGGTGGTAAGGGGCTTCAGAACCTCACGGCAATGAACACCGAAAATATCATCGGTCTGTGCGATATCGACTGGAATTTTAGCAAAGAGTGCTTTGATACTTTCCCCGATGCAAAGAAATATTATGATTGGCGTAAGATGTTCGATGAAATGGGTAAAGATTTTGATGCTGTAATGGTAGCTACGGCCGACCATACGCATGCAGCTATTGCGGCCACGGCAATGACATTGAACAAGCATGTGTTCTGTCAAAAACCTTTAACGCACAGTATATACGAATCTCGATTGTTGACCAAATTGTCGGAGCAATACCCTGTAGCCACGCAGATGGGTAATCAAGGAAATTCAGGCGACGGAGTTCGACAGCTATGCGAATGGATTTGGAACGGGGAGATCGGCGAAGTGAAAGAGACCCATGCTTGGACAGATCGACCAATATGGCCGCAAGGCCTAGAAAGGCCAAAAGAAAAAATGGAAATACCCAAAAATTTTGATTGGGACTTGTTCATTGGACCTGCCCCGATGCGACCCTATCATGAACTGTATACCCCTTGGAATTGGCGCGGATTTTGGGATTTCGGTACCGGTGCTTTCGGTGATATGGCCTGCCATATTATGGACCCCATTTATCGCGCTTTGCATTTGAAATACCCAAATGCGATTTCTGGAAGTTCTACATCAGCAAATACCGAAAGTGCTCCGCAGGCTGAAAAAGTTTTATTTCAATTCCCCGCTAGAGAAAATATGGAGAAATTGAATTTACCAGCAGTAGACATGCATTGGTACGACGGTGGTTTCTTACCTGACAGGCCGGGTATTATTGAAGACGGTATGCCTTTTATGAACGATGGTCTCGGAGGCTGTATTTTTGTGGGAAGCAAAGATACTTTGATCTGCGGCGGCGGAGGTTTCAATCCGAGATTGCTTTCTGGTAGGGTTCCCAATGTTCCGGAAACTTTAAGAAGAGTACCCAATTCCGTTGACTATAGCGATGGGCCACACGAACAAGATTGGATTAGGGCTTGTAAAGAATCACCGGAAAATAGAATCAAAGGGTCTGCTCATTTCGGATATTCGGGACCATTCAATGAAATGGTATTGTTAGGAGTACTGGCCATTCGTTTAAAAGGATTGAATAAAATATTGAATTGGGACGGTGAGCAAATGAAATTTACCAACATCGCTGATAACGAAACCATGAAAGTGGTAAAAACCTTTGGCTTTGAAATGGTAGATAGCAAACCTACATGGAATGTGGAAACCGTTGACCTCAATGCTCTTGAGTCAGCTACAGAATACATCAAGCATACCTACCAAAATGGCTGGAGTTTGCCTGATATGCCATCCTAG
- a CDS encoding sugar phosphate isomerase/epimerase family protein, with product MKRRQFISKGTAGMASLGIMTAVPNNLFAITNSKLVNIPIGFQTYVLREEIGKDFTGTLNKMAKLGYEYVEMCSPKGYMGSFEPLTKYSGVELKQMIDDTGMKCNSSHFQFSELKENLDDRIDFAQQLGLEHMVLAFGLNAATLDELKKNCADLNAIGEKVKDAGMITGFHNHAIEFEHKFHDKLVYDILMEELDPELVKMQYQTEVIKMGVKGSEIFNKYPGRFISAHLQDYSKTDKTKEIAIGQGISDWKDFFASAKKGGVEVVYVEMDTNPPNHFEDSITFLENL from the coding sequence ATGAAAAGAAGACAGTTTATATCAAAAGGAACAGCGGGAATGGCCTCTTTGGGGATTATGACGGCAGTGCCCAACAACTTGTTTGCCATAACCAACAGCAAACTTGTAAATATACCCATTGGTTTTCAGACCTATGTGCTAAGAGAAGAAATCGGCAAGGACTTTACAGGAACCTTGAATAAAATGGCCAAATTAGGTTATGAATATGTTGAAATGTGTTCACCCAAAGGCTATATGGGGTCTTTTGAGCCATTGACTAAATATTCAGGGGTAGAATTAAAACAAATGATTGACGATACTGGAATGAAATGTAATAGTTCGCATTTTCAGTTCAGCGAGTTAAAGGAAAATCTTGATGATCGTATCGATTTCGCGCAACAATTAGGATTAGAACACATGGTTTTGGCCTTTGGACTAAATGCAGCCACCCTAGACGAACTCAAGAAAAATTGCGCTGATTTAAACGCAATCGGAGAAAAAGTAAAAGATGCTGGTATGATTACCGGATTCCACAATCATGCCATTGAGTTCGAACATAAGTTTCATGATAAATTAGTGTATGATATTCTAATGGAAGAGCTTGACCCTGAACTAGTAAAAATGCAATATCAAACGGAAGTGATCAAAATGGGTGTAAAAGGTTCGGAAATTTTTAACAAATATCCTGGTCGCTTCATTTCCGCACACCTACAGGATTATTCCAAAACCGATAAAACAAAGGAAATTGCCATAGGTCAAGGCATATCAGATTGGAAGGATTTCTTTGCCTCCGCCAAAAAAGGAGGTGTTGAAGTAGTCTATGTGGAGATGGATACTAATCCTCCAAATCATTTTGAGGATAGTATTACGTTTCTAGAAAATCTTTAG
- a CDS encoding DUF58 domain-containing protein — protein MNLQSELNKSSLFSNLELLANQVVEGFISGIHRSPFHGFSAEFAEHKIYNIGESTKHIDWKLFAKTDKLYTKRYEEETNLRCHMILDNSASMYYPKVDNLSIHSLNKIGFSVLAIAALMNLLKRQRDAVGLSIYSDAYNYYASEKGSERHFQMLLAQLSEVGMAKNPPKETKTYSYLHQIAEKIKRRSLIFLFTDMFQTEKNDDELFEALRHLKYNKHDVVLFHPMDKQRELFFNFENTPKRFIDLETGEHLDVYADNIKEAYNERITAYLSDIKMKCAQYKIKYVDIDIQQDFSTVLNTFLVERNKFL, from the coding sequence GTGAATTTACAATCAGAATTAAACAAATCATCCTTATTTTCAAATCTAGAACTCCTTGCAAACCAAGTAGTAGAAGGTTTCATTAGTGGAATACACCGAAGTCCCTTTCATGGATTTTCGGCAGAATTTGCTGAGCATAAAATTTACAACATTGGAGAAAGCACCAAGCATATAGATTGGAAGCTTTTTGCAAAAACTGATAAACTCTACACAAAGCGTTACGAGGAAGAAACCAATTTAAGGTGTCATATGATACTAGATAATTCTGCCTCTATGTACTATCCCAAGGTAGACAATTTAAGCATCCATTCATTAAACAAAATAGGTTTTAGTGTCTTGGCAATTGCTGCATTAATGAACCTACTTAAAAGACAACGTGATGCCGTTGGGCTAAGTATTTATTCTGACGCCTATAATTATTATGCGTCCGAAAAAGGAAGTGAACGCCATTTTCAAATGCTATTGGCACAATTAAGCGAAGTTGGCATGGCAAAAAATCCGCCAAAAGAAACCAAAACGTATTCCTATTTACATCAAATTGCAGAAAAAATTAAACGCCGAAGTCTCATTTTTTTGTTCACAGATATGTTTCAGACCGAAAAAAATGATGATGAATTGTTTGAAGCATTACGTCATTTAAAATATAACAAGCATGATGTGGTACTATTTCACCCCATGGACAAACAGCGCGAATTATTCTTCAATTTTGAAAATACACCTAAAAGATTTATCGATTTAGAAACAGGTGAACATTTAGATGTATATGCAGACAATATAAAAGAAGCTTACAATGAACGAATTACCGCATATTTATCTGACATAAAAATGAAATGTGCTCAGTATAAAATCAAATATGTGGACATAGATATTCAGCAAGATTTTTCCACAGTACTCAATACTTTTCTTGTAGAACGTAATAAATTTCTCTAG
- the trxA gene encoding thioredoxin, which produces MALEITDATFDEVVLKSDKPVVVDFWAAWCGPCRMVGPIIDEVSTEYEGKAVVGKVDVDANQEFAAKYGVRNIPTVLVFKGGEIVSRQVGVSPKKVYTDAIDAAL; this is translated from the coding sequence ATGGCATTAGAAATAACAGATGCTACTTTTGACGAGGTAGTTTTAAAAAGCGATAAACCAGTAGTGGTAGATTTTTGGGCAGCATGGTGTGGTCCTTGTAGAATGGTAGGTCCTATCATTGACGAAGTTAGTACGGAATATGAAGGTAAAGCTGTTGTAGGAAAAGTTGATGTAGATGCGAACCAAGAATTCGCTGCTAAATATGGGGTACGTAATATACCTACCGTATTGGTATTTAAAGGTGGTGAAATTGTAAGTAGACAAGTAGGAGTATCTCCTAAAAAAGTTTACACCGACGCAATTGATGCGGCTTTGTAG